A DNA window from Thiobacillus denitrificans ATCC 25259 contains the following coding sequences:
- the modC gene encoding molybdenum ABC transporter ATP-binding protein: MSGAGEAAIRARFRLDWPGFALDVDLDLPGQGVTALFGHSGSGKTTLLRCIAGLERAAEGELRVRGEVWQDATRFVPTHRRPLGYVFQEASLFPHLSARGNLEYGMKRSREPLARAALDDVVGLLGIGRLLDRRPEQLSGGERQRVAIARALAVKPRLLLMDEPLAALDFARKQEVLPYLERLHDELDIPVLYVSHAPDEVARLADHLVVMQDGRAHASGPLGDTLARLDLPIRLGEDVGVVLDAVVAARDPAWHLVEMAFAGGRLWARDNGQPLGHRGRVRILARDVSLSRAPVSGTSILNTLPAVVVDSVDDGHPALVLVKLRVGDSPLLARLTRRSAHALELAPGRQVYAQIKAVALVG, from the coding sequence ATGAGCGGCGCCGGCGAGGCAGCTATCCGCGCGCGCTTCCGCCTCGACTGGCCGGGCTTCGCACTCGACGTCGACCTCGATCTGCCGGGGCAGGGCGTGACCGCGCTGTTCGGCCATTCGGGCTCGGGCAAGACCACGCTGCTGCGCTGCATCGCCGGCTTGGAGCGCGCGGCCGAGGGCGAACTGCGCGTGCGCGGCGAGGTCTGGCAAGACGCGACGCGTTTCGTGCCGACGCACCGCCGCCCGCTCGGCTACGTGTTCCAGGAGGCGAGCCTGTTTCCGCATTTGTCCGCGCGCGGCAATCTCGAATACGGCATGAAACGCAGCCGCGAGCCGCTCGCGCGCGCCGCGCTCGACGACGTCGTCGGACTGCTTGGCATCGGCCGTCTGCTCGACCGGCGACCCGAGCAGCTTTCCGGCGGCGAACGCCAGCGCGTCGCGATCGCGCGCGCGCTGGCCGTGAAGCCGCGGCTGCTGCTGATGGACGAGCCGCTCGCGGCACTCGACTTCGCGCGCAAGCAGGAAGTTCTGCCTTACCTCGAGCGTCTGCACGACGAACTCGATATTCCGGTGCTCTACGTCAGCCATGCGCCCGATGAGGTCGCGCGACTCGCCGACCACCTCGTCGTCATGCAGGATGGGCGCGCGCATGCCTCGGGCCCGCTGGGCGACACGCTCGCGCGCCTCGATCTGCCGATCCGGCTCGGCGAGGACGTCGGCGTCGTGCTCGACGCGGTCGTCGCCGCGCGCGACCCGGCCTGGCATCTGGTCGAGATGGCGTTCGCCGGTGGCCGCCTCTGGGCCCGCGACAACGGCCAGCCGCTCGGCCACCGCGGGCGCGTCCGCATCCTCGCGCGCGACGTCAGCCTCTCGCGCGCGCCGGTCAGCGGAACGAGCATCCTCAACACCTTGCCCGCCGTTGTCGTCGACAGCGTCGACGACGGCCACCCCGCGCTCGTGCTGGTCAAGCTGCGCGTCGGCGACTCGCCGCTGCTCGCGCGGCTGACGCGGCGTTCGGCGCACGCGCTCGAGCTTGCGCCCGGCCGGCAGGTGTACGCCCAGATCAAGGCGGTGGCGCTGGTCGGCTGA
- a CDS encoding bifunctional metallophosphatase/5'-nucleotidase, which produces MKNARSSKAKACAVAGFAWCAIGQAFAATPPDVKLTFIEINDLHANLIGHKDLVRKPDGTTAVAMRGGMARIKTIIDGARSTNPNTVVMNVGDTFHGGVEAFYSLGNAVAGPLNALGIDVGVAGNWDYYFTPGITRARYGRIVGLEDDVVEATLPGFDNPVPIKRPNFPNLGANVKDMTDPFMPKDFFAPTHMITRQGVKIGFIGFTSDIVEQMHPLLAEGMDFAYGLEEHKNLIIQHARALRRQGADIVVLMSELGIHKDIALSKRLAAMQSAGELEAGLLDAVFSAHTHELTEKPVAVSEDGSPLYAPVVEAGNDGQLGRLDVTMRYKGETTTRLGLRRAVTEQHWTPAATQWQILEVGESVPEDPTVKQLVDAERAPFLVPNPKLHALPFVMQSLNQPIDTVVTHIEPGSIVHQDALLSGVIHRNHSNESTFNNVFTQMLLDLSHDPELAIPDAKVSISPAFRMGATIPEARYLMENGVVATGALTLEDVYRFFPMYYGVVTAQTTGADLKRRVEDSLKHTYSSDAFNHGTGWATAWGGVKQTLDLGRGDPREDGQLSRLLSLRYDSGEEVRDDEVVTVIGCRRLPIDYVGTVCGQPGFANEQTVKRAGGVLPISMIDLFVDTLKRGYKLKTSKTSVEDLSRFAMFPSTPFIQPLEGTGGYVQPAPTEDPCGYLKWKCQPDQPL; this is translated from the coding sequence ATGAAGAATGCGAGAAGCAGCAAAGCAAAGGCATGCGCCGTAGCAGGATTTGCATGGTGTGCCATCGGACAGGCCTTCGCGGCGACGCCGCCCGACGTGAAGCTGACCTTCATCGAGATCAACGACCTCCACGCCAACCTGATCGGGCACAAGGACCTCGTCCGCAAACCCGACGGCACGACGGCCGTGGCGATGCGCGGCGGCATGGCCCGCATCAAGACGATCATCGACGGCGCGCGCAGCACCAATCCCAACACTGTCGTCATGAACGTCGGTGATACCTTTCACGGCGGCGTCGAGGCCTTCTATTCCCTCGGCAACGCGGTCGCCGGCCCGCTCAATGCGCTCGGCATCGATGTCGGCGTGGCCGGCAACTGGGACTACTATTTCACGCCCGGCATCACGCGCGCCCGCTACGGGCGCATCGTCGGCCTCGAGGACGACGTCGTCGAGGCGACGCTGCCGGGATTCGACAATCCGGTCCCGATCAAGCGCCCCAACTTCCCGAACCTCGGCGCCAACGTCAAGGACATGACCGACCCCTTCATGCCCAAGGATTTCTTCGCGCCGACGCACATGATCACGCGCCAGGGCGTCAAGATCGGCTTCATCGGTTTCACCTCGGACATCGTCGAGCAGATGCACCCGCTGCTCGCCGAAGGTATGGATTTCGCGTACGGGCTCGAGGAACACAAGAATCTGATCATCCAGCACGCGCGCGCGCTGCGGCGGCAGGGCGCCGACATCGTCGTGCTCATGAGCGAGCTCGGCATCCACAAGGACATCGCGCTGTCGAAGCGCCTGGCCGCGATGCAGTCGGCGGGCGAACTCGAAGCGGGCCTGCTCGACGCCGTGTTTTCGGCGCATACGCACGAGTTGACCGAAAAGCCGGTCGCCGTGTCCGAGGACGGCAGCCCGCTCTACGCACCCGTCGTCGAGGCGGGCAACGACGGCCAGCTGGGCCGCCTCGACGTGACGATGCGCTACAAGGGCGAGACGACGACACGGCTCGGCCTGCGCCGTGCGGTCACGGAGCAGCACTGGACGCCGGCCGCCACGCAATGGCAGATCCTCGAGGTCGGCGAGTCCGTCCCCGAAGACCCGACGGTCAAGCAGCTCGTCGACGCCGAGCGCGCGCCCTTCCTCGTGCCCAACCCCAAGCTGCACGCGCTGCCCTTCGTCATGCAGTCGCTCAATCAGCCGATCGACACGGTCGTCACCCATATCGAGCCCGGCAGCATCGTGCACCAGGACGCGCTGTTGTCCGGGGTCATCCATCGCAACCATTCGAACGAGAGCACCTTCAACAACGTGTTCACGCAGATGCTGCTCGACCTGAGCCACGACCCCGAGCTCGCGATCCCCGACGCGAAAGTGTCGATCTCGCCGGCCTTCCGCATGGGGGCGACGATTCCCGAAGCACGCTATCTGATGGAGAACGGCGTCGTCGCGACGGGCGCGCTCACGCTCGAGGACGTCTATCGCTTCTTCCCGATGTACTACGGCGTGGTGACGGCGCAGACGACCGGTGCGGACCTCAAGCGACGCGTCGAGGATTCGTTGAAGCACACCTATTCGTCCGACGCCTTCAACCACGGCACGGGATGGGCGACGGCCTGGGGGGGTGTGAAGCAGACGCTCGACCTCGGGCGCGGCGACCCGCGCGAGGACGGCCAGTTGAGCCGCCTGCTGTCGCTGCGTTACGACTCGGGCGAGGAGGTCAGGGATGATGAAGTCGTCACCGTGATCGGCTGCCGGCGCCTGCCGATCGATTATGTCGGCACCGTGTGCGGGCAGCCCGGGTTCGCGAACGAACAGACGGTCAAGCGCGCGGGCGGGGTGCTGCCGATCTCGATGATCGATCTCTTCGTCGACACGCTCAAACGGGGCTACAAGCTCAAGACGTCGAAAACCTCGGTCGAGGACCTGAGCCGGTTCGCGATGTTTCCGTCGACCCCCTTCATCCAGCCGCTCGAAGGGACCGGCGGATACGTCCAGCCGGCGCCGACTGAGGACCCCTGCGGCTATCTCAAATGGAAGTGCCAGCCCGATCAGCCGCTCTGA
- a CDS encoding response regulator: protein MNTVIHPPMESKRILVVDDDQELLDMVCRYLGENGLDAHAAADSVHMDAWLASSRPDLIVLDVMLPGEDGLSVVKRLKSRLDVPVLMLSARSSDVDRILGLEMGADDYLTKPFHPRELLARIHARLRRSPAPRQEDALEAGSFRLDFVRRDAYKHGQPLALSTADFSLLSLLMRHSHRVLDRTQLVDLASAMERMPFNRSIDVRVARLRRKIEDDPAQPRYIRTVRGSGYLFVPDGGDER from the coding sequence GTGAACACCGTGATACATCCCCCTATGGAGAGCAAGCGCATTTTAGTAGTGGACGACGACCAGGAACTGCTCGACATGGTCTGCCGTTACCTCGGTGAAAACGGCCTCGACGCCCACGCGGCGGCCGACAGCGTGCACATGGACGCCTGGCTGGCGAGCAGCAGGCCTGACCTGATCGTGCTCGACGTGATGCTCCCCGGCGAAGATGGCCTCTCGGTCGTGAAGCGGCTCAAGTCGCGGCTCGACGTCCCGGTCCTGATGCTCTCGGCGCGCAGCTCGGACGTCGACCGCATACTCGGCCTGGAAATGGGCGCCGACGACTACCTGACCAAGCCGTTCCACCCGCGCGAGCTGCTCGCCCGCATCCATGCGCGCCTGCGCAGGTCGCCCGCCCCGCGGCAGGAAGACGCGCTCGAGGCGGGGTCTTTCCGCCTCGATTTCGTGCGGCGTGACGCCTACAAGCACGGCCAGCCACTCGCGCTGTCGACCGCGGACTTCTCGCTGCTGTCGCTCCTGATGCGGCATAGCCACCGGGTTCTCGACCGCACCCAGCTCGTCGACCTGGCGTCGGCGATGGAGCGCATGCCGTTCAACCGCTCGATCGACGTCCGCGTCGCGCGGCTGCGCCGCAAGATCGAGGACGACCCGGCGCAGCCGCGCTACATCCGCACCGTGCGCGGCAGCGGCTACCTGTTCGTGCCCGACGGTGGCGACGAGCGGTGA
- a CDS encoding ATP-binding protein, whose translation MKLLPGSFYYRTAAALFIATLASSVLLVGIGWLLVGKPMVKHQAMTFARQIQNAADTYRIVAGPRRAEFLAHLERDQALTLEPGATSALSGERPRLPYFGHLEAAVSQLAGRPVPLLRRGEVYSFDFPLGDTRLRFHFNENRTGAAPVLALSAMTVFAVLSSLLAAVLVGKYTARPIETIAHRTEARHESGLRGPIPEEGPRELREIVRNFNQISSQNRDLINSSSIMLAGISHDLRAPITRARMALELARASMDESLALRIERALIQMETLIAQYLDFTGGSIKEGASPLNISALLREVMQTHKHSEIHLDVSCEEVAYLPSRAFIRCAQNLIDNAVKHGRGAPIDVSFRKSASIWTLEIADRGPGIPDAQLERVFQPFLRLDNARTQTGSGLGLSIVQEICRTQGWFITLLPRPGGGLIARLALPVAVQS comes from the coding sequence GTGAAGCTGCTGCCAGGCAGTTTTTACTATCGAACCGCGGCGGCGCTGTTCATCGCCACGCTGGCGAGTTCGGTCCTGCTCGTCGGCATCGGCTGGCTGCTGGTCGGCAAACCGATGGTCAAGCACCAGGCGATGACCTTCGCCAGGCAGATCCAGAACGCCGCCGACACCTATCGCATCGTCGCCGGGCCCCGACGCGCCGAATTTCTTGCGCACCTCGAGCGCGACCAGGCCCTGACGCTCGAGCCGGGGGCGACATCGGCGCTGAGCGGCGAACGTCCGCGCCTGCCGTATTTCGGCCATCTCGAAGCGGCGGTCTCGCAACTCGCCGGCAGGCCGGTCCCGCTGCTGCGGCGCGGTGAGGTGTATTCCTTCGATTTTCCGCTCGGCGACACGCGGCTGCGTTTTCATTTCAACGAAAACAGGACCGGTGCGGCGCCGGTCCTCGCGCTCTCGGCGATGACCGTGTTCGCGGTCCTCTCGAGCCTGCTGGCGGCCGTGCTCGTCGGCAAGTACACGGCGCGCCCGATCGAGACGATCGCCCACCGCACCGAGGCCCGGCACGAAAGCGGGCTGCGCGGGCCGATTCCCGAGGAGGGGCCGCGCGAGCTGCGCGAAATCGTCCGCAACTTCAACCAGATCAGTTCGCAGAACCGCGACCTGATCAACAGCAGTTCGATCATGCTCGCCGGCATCTCGCACGACCTGCGCGCGCCGATCACGCGTGCGCGCATGGCCCTCGAACTCGCGCGCGCAAGCATGGACGAGAGCCTGGCGCTGCGCATCGAGCGCGCGCTGATCCAGATGGAAACGCTGATCGCGCAATATCTCGACTTCACCGGCGGCAGCATCAAGGAGGGCGCCTCACCGCTCAACATCTCCGCGCTGCTCAGGGAGGTGATGCAGACCCACAAGCATTCCGAAATCCATCTCGACGTGTCGTGCGAGGAGGTCGCCTACCTGCCGTCGCGCGCGTTCATCCGCTGCGCACAGAACCTGATCGACAACGCGGTCAAGCACGGCCGTGGCGCGCCGATCGACGTCTCGTTCCGCAAGAGCGCGTCGATCTGGACGCTCGAAATCGCCGACCGGGGCCCGGGCATCCCCGACGCCCAGCTCGAGCGCGTCTTTCAACCCTTCCTGCGCCTCGACAACGCGCGCACTCAGACCGGAAGCGGACTCGGGCTCTCGATCGTCCAGGAAATCTGCCGCACCCAGGGCTGGTTCATCACGCTGCTGCCGCGCCCCGGCGGCGGCCTGATCGCGCGCCTGGCCCTGCCGGTCGCGGTGCAGAGTTGA
- a CDS encoding PAS domain-containing sensor histidine kinase: MRCLLLVRFVSSFCLLLGAAVLFFALAGAPRDLAPLVDAVSPKSALIIVFAALTLILGELDARWARRVRVGLGAGIVVLAALTLVQQGLRLYPHLAAWPWALLLSLDVGIPAGAETFRAVNMATTAALGFALFGVALILLERLGRPVVLWTVQLLCAVCFMLALMVVMIHVMGVSFVLDGEAPAGREAGWPAAAALLLLSVGLYFGVSRHAEARAYYARYEDHKIIGVTTFLLLVTAVGAGLAGAGILLRQSYEVSQQTLKQTQASKAILFHDTLIAAQNQALRVARLVGELEGSHLRSLFLGLNDSRTATDGAQKNYELAALEIIEPDLGRTVALGEIGGETARVALREPANTWLVRRGAWLLESHIPIARAGGFTGTLVTHIRLHRVEQLLEQARGLGQTGALVVCAPRDATSMQCLPSRQNPQHGRVMLQRVGPPLPMARALAGEEGIAVAYDNFGVNVISAYGPIGSTGLGMAQKIATAELYAPLRERLGLVVASVLGLTLVGAALLWRLVHPLTSRLLETRAYLQGLTNSVPEAVITTDEGGGIKTCNPATTALFGYLEPELQARKIGALFAPTSAVAERADELIDSSGRMRSTGKVALERLGSRKDGTSFPVELTVTPFNLEGKRRFVAVVRDVSARQAAEEALHRSEEMFRALVDNAPDVIIRIDRGHRRLYANPAFETITGLARHAVIGKTHEESGMAALVSLDWYGTVDEVSETGQDKVVDFTLHGPAGPRFLQVRFVPERARDGSVQSVLALGRDVTVAKQAEAVLRESENRLRRITGHVPGMVFQLVSAPGAEPTFSYVSEGASALCGLASETVLADAPRFLDLIFDEDRPLFEQSMAQSARGLYPWSWEGRIRAGSLGETWVSLRATPTLLLDGGVVWDGIILNVTQTKLNELELRQSRESLRLLTAHREAVREDERKHIAREIHDELGQLLTALRMEVSAVGMAFGRDNPELDEKVRSMKTVINQTIQTVRQVATSLRPAALDLGLETAIDWLASEFCKRNAVECAVAIPGEIALDEVRATALFRILQETLTNIARHAGATSVSIKLKTTGEEICLKVTDNGRGFDPEEAKQGGSFGLKGIAERVLILGGTMTIKSAPGQGAELAVCIPAADPASGGVQ, from the coding sequence ATGAGGTGTCTGCTGCTGGTCCGCTTCGTCAGTTCGTTCTGCCTGCTGCTCGGCGCGGCGGTGCTCTTTTTCGCGCTCGCCGGCGCACCGCGCGACCTTGCCCCGCTTGTCGACGCGGTGAGCCCGAAGAGTGCGCTCATCATTGTTTTCGCGGCGCTGACCCTGATCCTCGGCGAACTTGACGCACGCTGGGCGCGGCGCGTGCGCGTCGGCCTGGGCGCGGGAATCGTCGTGCTCGCCGCACTCACGCTTGTCCAGCAGGGCCTGCGTCTATATCCCCACCTGGCGGCCTGGCCCTGGGCGCTGCTTTTGAGCCTCGACGTGGGGATCCCTGCCGGCGCCGAGACCTTCCGCGCCGTGAACATGGCGACGACCGCAGCCCTCGGCTTTGCGCTCTTCGGCGTCGCACTGATATTGCTCGAGCGGCTCGGACGCCCCGTGGTGCTGTGGACCGTTCAGCTGCTGTGCGCGGTCTGCTTCATGCTCGCGCTGATGGTCGTCATGATCCACGTAATGGGCGTGTCCTTCGTGCTCGACGGTGAGGCGCCGGCCGGTCGGGAAGCGGGCTGGCCCGCGGCGGCGGCGCTGCTGCTGTTGAGCGTCGGGCTTTATTTCGGCGTCAGCCGCCACGCGGAGGCCCGCGCGTACTACGCCCGCTACGAAGACCACAAGATCATCGGCGTGACGACCTTTCTGCTGCTCGTGACCGCAGTCGGTGCGGGGCTCGCCGGCGCCGGCATCCTCTTGCGCCAGTCCTACGAGGTGTCGCAACAGACGCTGAAGCAGACTCAGGCAAGCAAGGCCATCCTGTTCCACGACACGCTCATCGCCGCGCAGAACCAGGCCTTGCGCGTCGCGCGGCTGGTGGGCGAACTCGAGGGCAGCCACCTCCGGTCGCTTTTCCTTGGCCTCAACGATTCGCGCACGGCCACTGACGGCGCGCAAAAGAACTACGAACTGGCGGCGCTCGAGATCATCGAGCCCGACCTCGGCCGGACCGTGGCGCTCGGCGAGATCGGCGGCGAAACGGCTCGCGTCGCGCTGCGCGAACCGGCGAACACCTGGCTCGTGCGGCGCGGCGCCTGGCTGCTCGAAAGCCATATCCCGATCGCGCGGGCCGGCGGCTTCACGGGCACGCTCGTCACCCACATCCGCCTGCACCGCGTCGAGCAGCTGCTCGAGCAGGCGCGCGGTCTCGGGCAGACCGGCGCGCTGGTCGTCTGCGCGCCGCGCGACGCGACGAGCATGCAATGCCTGCCTTCCCGGCAAAACCCGCAGCACGGGCGCGTCATGCTGCAGCGCGTCGGGCCGCCCTTGCCGATGGCGCGCGCGCTCGCCGGCGAAGAGGGCATCGCCGTCGCTTACGACAACTTCGGCGTCAACGTCATCTCCGCCTACGGGCCGATCGGTTCGACCGGTCTCGGCATGGCACAAAAAATCGCGACCGCCGAGCTCTACGCGCCGCTGCGTGAACGCCTTGGCCTGGTCGTCGCCAGCGTGCTCGGGCTCACGCTCGTGGGGGCGGCGCTGCTCTGGCGTCTCGTTCACCCGCTGACCTCCCGGCTGCTCGAGACCCGGGCGTATCTGCAGGGGCTGACGAACAGTGTTCCGGAAGCGGTCATCACGACCGACGAAGGCGGTGGGATCAAGACGTGCAATCCGGCGACGACCGCGCTGTTCGGATACCTCGAGCCCGAGCTTCAGGCACGGAAAATCGGCGCGCTTTTCGCACCGACGTCGGCGGTCGCCGAGCGGGCGGACGAACTGATCGACAGCAGCGGAAGGATGCGCAGCACCGGCAAGGTCGCGCTCGAGCGCCTCGGCAGCCGGAAGGACGGGACGAGCTTCCCGGTCGAACTGACCGTCACGCCATTCAACCTCGAGGGCAAACGGCGTTTCGTCGCGGTCGTGCGCGACGTGTCCGCGCGGCAGGCGGCCGAAGAGGCCTTGCACCGCAGCGAGGAGATGTTCCGCGCGCTGGTCGACAACGCCCCGGACGTCATCATCCGCATCGACCGCGGGCACCGTCGGCTGTACGCCAACCCCGCGTTCGAGACGATCACCGGCCTGGCGCGGCACGCCGTCATCGGCAAGACGCACGAGGAATCGGGCATGGCCGCGCTGGTGAGTCTCGATTGGTACGGGACGGTCGACGAAGTGTCCGAAACGGGGCAGGACAAGGTCGTCGACTTCACACTGCACGGCCCGGCCGGGCCCCGCTTTCTCCAGGTCCGTTTCGTTCCCGAGCGGGCGCGCGACGGGTCCGTCCAGTCCGTCCTCGCGCTGGGCCGGGACGTCACCGTGGCGAAACAGGCGGAGGCCGTCCTGCGCGAGAGCGAGAACCGCCTGCGGCGGATCACGGGCCACGTGCCCGGCATGGTTTTCCAACTCGTGAGCGCGCCGGGCGCGGAGCCGACGTTCAGCTACGTCAGCGAAGGGGCGAGCGCGCTCTGCGGGCTGGCGAGCGAAACGGTGCTGGCCGACGCGCCACGCTTCCTGGATCTGATTTTCGACGAGGACCGGCCGCTGTTCGAGCAGTCGATGGCGCAGTCGGCGCGCGGGCTCTATCCGTGGAGTTGGGAAGGGCGGATACGCGCGGGGAGCCTCGGCGAAACCTGGGTCAGCCTGCGCGCTACGCCAACGCTGCTGCTCGACGGCGGCGTGGTCTGGGATGGCATCATTCTCAACGTGACCCAGACCAAGCTCAACGAACTCGAACTGCGGCAGTCGCGCGAATCCCTGCGGCTGCTGACGGCTCACCGCGAGGCAGTGCGCGAAGACGAGCGCAAGCATATCGCGCGCGAGATCCACGACGAACTCGGACAATTGCTCACCGCGCTGCGCATGGAGGTTTCCGCGGTCGGCATGGCCTTCGGCCGCGATAATCCGGAACTGGACGAGAAAGTGCGGTCGATGAAAACGGTCATCAACCAGACGATCCAGACGGTTCGCCAAGTGGCGACGTCCTTGCGCCCGGCCGCGCTCGACCTCGGGCTCGAGACCGCGATCGACTGGCTGGCGAGCGAGTTCTGCAAGCGTAACGCGGTCGAGTGCGCGGTCGCGATTCCGGGCGAGATCGCGCTCGACGAAGTCCGCGCGACCGCGCTGTTCCGTATCCTGCAGGAAACGCTGACCAACATCGCGCGTCACGCCGGCGCGACCTCGGTCTCGATAAAACTGAAAACGACCGGCGAGGAGATCTGCTTGAAAGTCACCGACAACGGCCGCGGCTTCGACCCCGAGGAAGCGAAGCAGGGCGGCAGCTTCGGCTTGAAGGGAATCGCCGAACGCGTACTCATCCTCGGCGGAACGATGACGATAAAAAGCGCACCGGGGCAGGGGGCGGAACTCGCGGTCTGCATCCCGGCCGCGGACCCGGCAAGCGGAGGGGTGCAATGA
- a CDS encoding response regulator, which yields MIRVLIADDHAVVRQGLRHVLSASPDIVVAAEAADGFEVLEKIRKEAFDLVCLDLSMPNLSGIDLIKRIRLDCTTLPILVLSMHNEAQFAARALKAGAAGYLTKDSDPETLIGAIRKVASGRKFIDPTLVDELIFEKILTDERAPHEQLSDREFQIVRLIAQGESLNQIADKLSLSAKTISTYKARSMQKLGISNHTELVRYAIAHHWI from the coding sequence ATGATCCGAGTGCTGATCGCAGACGACCATGCCGTCGTCCGCCAGGGCCTGCGGCACGTGCTGTCCGCCTCGCCCGACATCGTCGTCGCCGCCGAGGCGGCGGACGGATTCGAGGTGCTCGAGAAGATCCGCAAGGAGGCCTTCGATCTTGTCTGCCTCGACCTGTCGATGCCGAATCTGAGCGGTATCGACCTGATCAAGCGGATTAGGCTCGACTGCACGACCTTGCCGATCCTCGTCCTCAGCATGCACAACGAGGCGCAGTTCGCGGCACGCGCGCTGAAGGCAGGCGCGGCCGGCTATCTGACCAAGGACAGCGACCCCGAAACGCTGATCGGGGCGATCCGCAAGGTCGCCTCGGGCCGGAAGTTCATCGACCCGACGCTGGTCGACGAATTGATCTTCGAAAAAATCCTGACCGACGAGCGCGCGCCGCACGAGCAACTGTCCGATCGCGAATTTCAGATCGTCCGGCTGATCGCGCAGGGCGAATCGCTGAACCAGATCGCCGACAAGCTCTCGCTCAGCGCCAAGACGATCAGCACCTACAAGGCGCGAAGCATGCAGAAGCTGGGTATTTCGAACCATACCGAGCTCGTGCGCTACGCCATCGCCCACCATTGGATATGA